A single genomic interval of Zunongwangia sp. HGR-M22 harbors:
- a CDS encoding chalcone isomerase family protein: protein MKKYVLLLVAVCSLTVMSAQKKVGGVELPAKVEFKGETLNLNGAGVREKFWIDLYAGGLYLTDKNSEAEKIMNADKPMAIKLHIVSKLITSDKMIDAVNEGFENATDGKTAPIEAEIKRFQSFFSDEIKKNDVFDLVYIPGEGVISYKNGKEKGTIKGIAFKKALFGIWLSKKPAEDDLKEAMLGQ from the coding sequence ATGAAAAAGTACGTTTTACTTTTGGTTGCCGTATGCTCATTAACAGTAATGAGTGCACAAAAAAAAGTGGGTGGTGTAGAATTACCGGCTAAGGTTGAATTTAAAGGAGAAACCCTTAATTTAAATGGGGCGGGAGTTCGAGAAAAATTTTGGATCGATTTATATGCGGGTGGACTTTATTTAACAGATAAAAATAGTGAAGCCGAAAAAATAATGAATGCAGATAAGCCGATGGCTATCAAACTGCATATCGTATCCAAATTAATTACAAGTGATAAAATGATCGACGCGGTAAACGAAGGTTTTGAAAATGCCACCGACGGCAAAACAGCGCCCATCGAAGCTGAAATAAAAAGATTTCAAAGTTTTTTTAGTGACGAGATTAAGAAAAACGATGTATTTGACTTAGTTTACATTCCTGGTGAAGGTGTAATCTCTTACAAAAACGGCAAAGAAAAAGGAACTATTAAAGGAATTGCTTTCAAGAAAGCATTGTTTGGAATCTGGCTTTCTAAAAAACCAGCAGAAGACGATCTTAAAGAAGCAATGTTAGGACAATAA
- a CDS encoding DUF2147 domain-containing protein, which yields MKKYILFSVLIWAFGANLNAQEGIFGKWKCTNHDGKVNSIVRIYQKDDGEVCGKVVRIIKEEDRDKICTECEGDLKDKPIEGLQLMHGLHKDGDEYSGGEIINPKSGKVYKVKIWVDEDQPDKLNVRGYVAFFFKTMTWDRAE from the coding sequence ATGAAGAAATATATTCTATTTTCCGTATTAATTTGGGCTTTTGGAGCCAATCTAAACGCACAAGAAGGCATTTTTGGAAAATGGAAATGTACTAATCATGATGGTAAAGTGAATTCTATTGTAAGAATTTATCAGAAGGATGATGGTGAAGTCTGCGGCAAGGTAGTGAGAATAATTAAAGAAGAAGATCGCGATAAGATTTGTACCGAATGCGAAGGAGATCTAAAAGACAAACCAATTGAAGGCTTACAGCTTATGCATGGTCTGCACAAGGACGGCGATGAATATTCTGGAGGAGAAATTATAAATCCCAAATCAGGTAAAGTTTATAAAGTAAAAATTTGGGTTGATGAGGACCAACCAGACAAACTTAATGTTCGCGGTTATGTAGCTTTCTTTTTTAAAACAATGACCTGGGATCGGGCAGAATAA
- the priA gene encoding replication restart helicase PriA: MPNFVDVILPLPLDNRFTYSISIEEASFLQEGMRVAVPFGKSKIYTGIIAEVHDRDPKVYEAKPISQILDEQPLATQQQLKFWSWIASYYMCTEGEVMRAALPGAFILESESIVQLKKDAIIDDSELKDDEFLVVEALQNQSSLKIKEVEALLDKKTVLPVLNRLMAKDIVVLSQEIYEQYKPKRVRYIKLHENHESEDAMHALLDELSRAHKQREVVLSYFSLKAKSTKPIKAKELLKISGTTSSVLKSLLKKNIFQEYYINEDRVGFGGEVTRNYIQFNEFQEKAFGQIKASFEEKTVCLLHGVTSSGKTEIYFKLIEEVLNKGQQALYLLPEIALTTQLINRLQAYFGDKVLIYHSKYSMNERVEVYQNVLNATDDAKVVIGARSAIFLPFQKLGIIVVDEEHEATFKQYDPAPRYHARDAAIVLANQFKAKTLLGSATPSLESYFNAEHDKYGFAELLRRFGNVMMPEIEIVDIKEKHRKKRMTGHFSDRLLKEIEASLAEGEQVILFQNRRGFSPILECNTCGHSPQCPNCDVSLTYHSQSNQLRCHYCGYHIAMQQRCMACHSDDVSTKGFGTEQIETELKALFPDHKIGRMDQDSTRGKYGYEKIITAFEDLEIDILVGTQMLTKGLDFRNVNLVGVMNADNLLNFPDFRAHERSFQLMLQVSGRAGRTKKRGKVLIQSYNPHHQIIQQVSTNDYTSMYKEQLQERYNYKYPPYYRLVRLSLKSRDFSKTNDAADWIAKAMQNVFKQHVLGPEFPPVARIRNEYYKNIMLKIPQNQSLGKTKAVLNKILVSFNSIGAYRSVRVIVNVDPV, from the coding sequence ATGCCAAACTTTGTAGATGTCATTTTACCTTTACCTTTAGATAATAGGTTTACCTACAGCATTTCTATTGAAGAAGCTTCTTTTTTGCAGGAAGGCATGCGAGTGGCCGTACCATTTGGAAAATCTAAAATCTACACAGGAATTATTGCTGAAGTGCATGATCGCGACCCGAAAGTTTACGAGGCAAAACCTATTAGTCAGATTTTGGATGAACAACCACTGGCAACTCAACAACAGTTGAAATTTTGGAGTTGGATAGCATCTTATTATATGTGTACTGAAGGCGAAGTTATGCGAGCTGCGCTTCCTGGAGCTTTTATTTTAGAAAGTGAAAGTATAGTTCAACTTAAAAAAGATGCCATAATTGATGATTCTGAGCTTAAAGATGATGAATTTTTGGTGGTTGAAGCATTGCAAAATCAATCTTCTTTAAAGATTAAAGAGGTTGAAGCCTTGTTAGATAAGAAAACGGTGTTGCCCGTTCTTAACCGCTTAATGGCTAAAGATATCGTAGTGCTTAGTCAGGAAATCTATGAGCAATATAAACCGAAGCGAGTTCGATATATAAAACTACACGAAAATCACGAATCTGAAGATGCTATGCATGCGCTGTTAGATGAATTATCTAGAGCACACAAACAGCGAGAAGTCGTTTTAAGTTATTTCAGCCTAAAAGCGAAAAGCACTAAACCAATTAAGGCAAAAGAATTGCTGAAAATTTCAGGAACAACTTCTTCAGTTTTAAAAAGTCTATTGAAGAAAAATATTTTTCAGGAATATTACATCAACGAAGATCGTGTAGGTTTTGGTGGTGAAGTTACAAGAAATTACATTCAATTTAACGAATTTCAGGAGAAAGCTTTTGGGCAAATTAAGGCATCGTTTGAAGAAAAAACCGTTTGTTTATTGCACGGTGTAACCTCTAGCGGAAAAACAGAAATTTATTTTAAACTAATAGAAGAAGTTCTTAATAAAGGACAACAGGCACTTTATTTATTGCCAGAGATTGCACTTACCACACAACTTATAAATCGTTTACAAGCATATTTTGGTGACAAAGTTTTGATTTATCACAGTAAATATTCAATGAACGAGAGGGTAGAGGTTTACCAAAATGTATTGAATGCAACAGATGATGCTAAAGTAGTAATTGGAGCAAGATCGGCTATTTTTCTTCCGTTTCAAAAATTGGGCATAATTGTAGTAGATGAAGAACATGAAGCTACTTTTAAGCAATATGATCCCGCTCCTCGTTATCATGCAAGAGATGCTGCTATAGTTTTAGCTAATCAGTTCAAGGCAAAAACTTTGTTGGGGTCTGCTACGCCATCATTAGAGTCTTATTTTAATGCTGAACATGATAAATACGGTTTCGCTGAATTATTAAGACGATTTGGAAATGTAATGATGCCGGAAATTGAGATCGTTGATATTAAAGAGAAACATCGGAAAAAACGGATGACCGGGCATTTTTCTGATCGCCTACTTAAAGAAATAGAAGCGTCCCTGGCTGAAGGAGAGCAAGTAATTTTATTTCAGAATAGAAGAGGTTTTTCACCAATATTAGAATGCAATACCTGCGGACATTCACCGCAATGTCCAAATTGTGATGTAAGCTTAACGTATCATAGTCAAAGCAATCAATTAAGATGTCATTATTGTGGTTATCACATCGCCATGCAGCAGCGTTGTATGGCCTGTCACAGTGATGATGTTTCCACTAAAGGTTTTGGAACGGAACAGATCGAAACAGAATTGAAAGCTTTGTTTCCTGATCATAAGATAGGTAGAATGGATCAGGATTCTACCCGCGGTAAATACGGTTATGAAAAAATTATTACTGCTTTTGAAGATTTAGAGATTGATATTTTGGTTGGAACACAAATGCTTACCAAGGGATTAGATTTTAGAAATGTAAATCTGGTAGGAGTGATGAATGCCGATAATCTTCTTAATTTCCCAGATTTTAGAGCGCACGAGCGGAGTTTTCAATTAATGCTTCAGGTCTCGGGAAGGGCAGGCAGAACAAAAAAACGCGGGAAGGTATTAATACAAAGTTATAATCCGCATCATCAAATTATACAGCAAGTTTCTACAAACGATTATACGAGCATGTATAAAGAACAGTTGCAGGAGCGTTATAATTACAAATATCCACCTTATTATAGATTAGTGCGTTTAAGTTTAAAGTCTCGTGATTTTAGCAAAACCAATGATGCTGCCGATTGGATTGCAAAAGCTATGCAAAATGTGTTTAAACAACATGTATTAGGCCCCGAGTTTCCACCAGTAGCAAGAATTCGAAACGAGTATTATAAAAATATTATGCTTAAAATTCCACAAAATCAATCTTTGGGAAAAACGAAAGCAGTTTTAAATAAGATCCTTGTAAGTTTTAATTCAATAGGTGCGTATCGAAGCGTGAGAGTTATTGTAAATGTTGACCCAGTTTAA
- a CDS encoding LytR/AlgR family response regulator transcription factor: MEDILLKCAVVDDSSLQRLSIVKMIKDHPNLTLVAEYNNAIETKNGLLDNEIDLIFLDIEMPILSGFELLDDLPNKPQIVFVTGKTKYAYKAFDYSAVDYLQKPVSKERFNNATTKALNMYKLKTQAVLPEDDDYIFVKSNLKNRKVFLNRLKYIQALGDYVKFVTEEDNFVVLATMKSFEKELPSEKFLRTHKSYIVNLEKVERYNSKTIEIAGEKLPLSRHKKNNLVEALASKA, encoded by the coding sequence GTGGAAGATATTTTGTTAAAGTGTGCAGTGGTGGATGATTCAAGTCTTCAGAGATTATCTATTGTTAAGATGATAAAGGATCACCCTAACCTTACTTTGGTGGCAGAGTACAATAATGCTATCGAAACTAAGAATGGCCTTTTAGACAATGAGATCGATCTAATATTTTTAGATATAGAAATGCCAATCTTGTCTGGTTTTGAGCTTCTTGACGACCTCCCTAATAAACCACAAATTGTTTTTGTTACCGGCAAAACCAAATACGCCTATAAAGCTTTTGATTATAGCGCAGTAGACTACTTACAAAAGCCTGTTAGTAAGGAGCGCTTTAATAATGCTACAACTAAGGCATTGAACATGTACAAGCTTAAAACACAGGCTGTACTCCCTGAAGATGATGACTATATTTTTGTAAAAAGCAATCTTAAAAATCGTAAAGTATTTCTAAATCGCTTAAAATATATACAGGCTCTTGGTGACTATGTAAAATTTGTTACCGAAGAAGATAATTTTGTAGTACTGGCTACAATGAAATCTTTTGAGAAAGAATTACCTTCAGAGAAATTTCTAAGAACGCACAAATCCTATATTGTGAATTTAGAAAAAGTAGAACGTTATAATAGCAAGACCATAGAAATTGCTGGTGAAAAATTACCATTAAGCCGCCATAAGAAAAATAACCTTGTAGAAGCTTTAGCTAGTAAAGCTTAG
- the rpsF gene encoding 30S ribosomal protein S6 encodes MNHYETVFILNPVLSDEQIKETVKKYEEFLVSKGAEMVSKEDWGLKKLAYAIQHKKSGFYHLFEFKAPGEVIEPLELAFRRDERMMRYLTVKLDKHAIAWAEKRRKRIQEKA; translated from the coding sequence ATGAATCATTATGAAACTGTTTTCATCTTGAATCCCGTTTTATCTGATGAGCAGATAAAGGAAACAGTTAAGAAATACGAAGAATTTCTTGTTTCTAAAGGAGCTGAGATGGTATCAAAAGAGGATTGGGGGCTAAAAAAATTAGCTTACGCAATTCAGCACAAAAAAAGTGGTTTTTATCACTTATTTGAATTTAAAGCACCAGGAGAGGTAATCGAACCTTTAGAGCTTGCTTTTAGAAGAGATGAGCGTATGATGCGTTATTTAACTGTGAAGTTAGATAAGCATGCTATTGCCTGGGCTGAGAAAAGAAGAAAAAGAATCCAAGAAAAAGCGTAA
- the rpsR gene encoding 30S ribosomal protein S18: MATSIEQQAKGKKDGEIRYLTPLNIETTKTKKYCRFKRSGIKYIDYKDPNFLMSFVNEQGKLLPRRLTGTSLKYQRKVAVAVKRARHLALMPYVGDLLK; encoded by the coding sequence ATGGCTACATCTATTGAACAACAAGCAAAAGGAAAAAAAGACGGTGAGATTAGATATCTTACTCCTCTTAATATAGAAACTACTAAAACTAAAAAGTACTGTAGATTTAAAAGATCGGGTATTAAATACATCGATTATAAAGATCCAAACTTTTTAATGAGTTTTGTAAACGAACAAGGTAAATTACTTCCTCGTCGTTTAACAGGTACTTCTTTAAAATACCAAAGAAAAGTGGCTGTTGCTGTTAAACGTGCACGTCATTTAGCATTAATGCCATACGTTGGTGATTTATTAAAATAA
- the rplI gene encoding 50S ribosomal protein L9, translating into MELILKKDVDNLGFKDDVVAVKNGYGRNFLIPQGFAELATPSAKKVLAETLKQRAYKEQKHIDEAKKQAEKLNGVDIKITAKSGAGDKLFGSITNADLADALAKEGVEIDKKYISIAGGNIKRLGQYDATLRFHREVISTLSFDVVGEA; encoded by the coding sequence ATGGAATTGATACTTAAAAAAGACGTAGATAATTTAGGGTTTAAAGACGATGTCGTAGCTGTGAAGAATGGTTATGGTCGTAACTTTTTAATCCCACAAGGCTTCGCAGAATTAGCAACTCCATCAGCTAAGAAAGTTTTAGCTGAAACTCTTAAACAAAGAGCTTATAAAGAGCAAAAGCATATCGACGAAGCTAAGAAACAAGCTGAGAAGCTTAACGGAGTTGATATTAAAATTACTGCTAAATCTGGTGCTGGAGACAAATTGTTTGGATCTATCACTAATGCAGATTTAGCTGATGCTTTAGCTAAAGAAGGTGTTGAGATCGACAAAAAATACATCAGTATTGCTGGTGGAAATATTAAAAGATTAGGACAATACGATGCAACTTTACGTTTTCATCGTGAGGTAATTTCTACACTATCATTTGATGTTGTAGGAGAAGCTTAA
- a CDS encoding DUF6495 family protein: protein MKYARLTREQLEEMHQEFINFLATQSITADEWKDIKTNKPDVAEKEIDVFSDLIWEGVLNKVEFLEHFSKQQLFLFQITTATINLIAVKIENEAIDITTREGYNWLRANLMDDAVNIYTSTKAMSDDRNKDIFALIKQGASITKGELYQYFAGIVKG from the coding sequence ATGAAATATGCAAGACTTACAAGAGAGCAGCTGGAAGAAATGCACCAAGAATTTATCAATTTTCTTGCCACGCAATCTATCACAGCCGATGAGTGGAAAGATATAAAAACTAATAAACCTGATGTTGCTGAAAAAGAAATCGATGTTTTTAGTGATCTTATCTGGGAAGGTGTTTTAAATAAAGTTGAGTTTTTAGAGCATTTTTCAAAACAGCAATTGTTTTTATTTCAAATAACGACAGCTACCATTAACTTAATAGCTGTCAAAATTGAAAATGAAGCAATTGATATTACCACGCGAGAGGGATACAATTGGCTTAGAGCTAATTTGATGGATGATGCTGTAAACATTTATACATCAACTAAAGCGATGAGTGATGATCGTAATAAGGATATTTTCGCATTAATAAAACAAGGAGCGAGTATCACAAAAGGTGAGTTATACCAATATTTTGCTGGTATCGTAAAGGGTTGA